From Rhizorhabdus wittichii RW1, a single genomic window includes:
- a CDS encoding Alternative oxidase (PFAM: Alternative oxidase~KEGG: nar:Saro_1576 alternative oxidase) yields the protein MTAPFIDLGVHHKASGLSDKVALGFTKVLRWCADTFFAQRYGHRAVVLETVAAVPGMVGATINHLACLRRMCDDKGWIKTLMDEAENERMHLMTFIEISKPTWFERAVIIGVQWVFYVFFFALYLLSAKTAHRVVGYFEEEAVISYTHYLAEIDEGRSANVPAPEIAKRYWGLPEEATLRDVVLVVRADEAHHRDVNHGFANELGGLPVGAVAQCPPHAELVPNWKKAA from the coding sequence ATGACTGCACCGTTCATCGATCTGGGCGTTCACCACAAGGCCAGCGGACTTTCCGACAAGGTCGCGCTCGGCTTCACCAAGGTCCTGCGCTGGTGCGCGGACACCTTTTTCGCCCAGCGCTATGGTCACCGGGCTGTCGTGCTCGAGACCGTCGCTGCGGTCCCCGGCATGGTCGGTGCGACAATCAACCACCTCGCCTGTCTGCGCCGCATGTGCGACGACAAGGGCTGGATCAAGACGCTCATGGACGAGGCTGAAAATGAGCGCATGCACCTCATGACCTTCATCGAGATTTCCAAGCCGACCTGGTTCGAGCGGGCCGTGATCATCGGCGTGCAATGGGTGTTCTATGTCTTCTTCTTTGCTCTTTATCTCTTGAGCGCCAAGACCGCTCACCGCGTTGTCGGCTATTTCGAGGAAGAGGCGGTGATCAGCTACACGCACTATCTCGCGGAAATCGACGAGGGCCGCAGCGCCAATGTGCCGGCACCCGAGATTGCCAAGCGGTATTGGGGGCTGCCCGAGGAGGCCACCTTGCGCGACGTGGTGTTGGTCGTCCGCGCGGACGAGGCGCACCACCGGGACGTCAACCACGGCTTCGCCAATGAACTGGGTGGGTTGCCAGTTGGAGCCGTCGCGCAATGCCCGCCCCACGCCGAGCTCGTCCCGAACTGGAAGAAAGCCGCCTGA
- a CDS encoding response regulator receiver protein (KEGG: nar:Saro_1575 hypothetical protein), which produces MVLDRPVLLFESDQPVLSSLQFALSLEGFLPADGNAREADPAAADCLVIDQRYRADGIGFLQELRDKGVAVPAILLATNPSRELRRRMKPLGAVLIEKPLLGNELTDALLTIIASSKAA; this is translated from the coding sequence ATGGTCTTGGATCGCCCGGTCCTGCTGTTCGAAAGCGATCAGCCCGTCCTGTCCTCCCTGCAGTTCGCGCTGAGCCTTGAGGGGTTCCTGCCCGCGGATGGCAATGCGCGGGAGGCTGATCCCGCGGCGGCCGATTGCCTCGTCATCGACCAGCGATATCGCGCCGACGGGATCGGCTTTCTCCAGGAGTTGCGGGACAAGGGCGTCGCCGTACCGGCAATCCTGCTGGCGACCAATCCCTCGCGGGAACTCCGGCGACGGATGAAGCCGCTCGGAGCGGTCCTGATCGAGAAGCCGCTGCTCGGCAACGAACTCACTGATGCCCTTTTGACCATCATCGCTTCCAGCAAGGCCGCCTGA
- a CDS encoding sec-independent protein translocase protein TatC (KEGG: nar:Saro_1574 sec-independent protein translocase protein TatC), which yields MSACSIDETAIDLLVPAFYARVRADALLGPIFESAIDDWPHHLAKLKDFWSSVMLASGRYKGQPMPAHIRHETALSKEAFARWLAIWRETTDELLAPAVARAFQDKAARIAESLQLGMQFHRERSAA from the coding sequence ATGTCTGCTTGCTCTATCGACGAAACCGCCATCGACCTGCTCGTGCCTGCCTTCTATGCCCGCGTCCGGGCGGATGCGTTGCTCGGGCCGATCTTCGAGAGTGCCATCGACGACTGGCCCCATCACCTGGCGAAGCTGAAGGATTTCTGGTCGTCGGTGATGCTGGCAAGCGGGCGCTACAAGGGCCAGCCTATGCCCGCCCATATCCGTCACGAAACGGCGTTGAGTAAGGAGGCCTTTGCCCGCTGGCTCGCGATCTGGCGAGAGACCACGGACGAACTTCTCGCGCCGGCCGTCGCCAGGGCGTTTCAGGACAAGGCGGCCCGCATCGCCGAAAGCCTTCAGTTGGGAATGCAGTTTCATCGCGAACGGAGCGCCGCATGA
- a CDS encoding Protein of unknown function DUF1971 (PFAM: Protein of unknown function DUF1971~KEGG: nar:Saro_1573 uncharacterized protein/domain possibly involved in tellurite resistance-like), with protein MTGAIPANAKAYKRTATFTETTIPAGLLGDHSTKEGTWGLIRVEEGALHYVVTDERRPPSDQVLTAAGEPGVVEPTILHHVAPVGPVRFHVEFLRVD; from the coding sequence ATGACTGGCGCGATCCCAGCGAACGCCAAAGCGTACAAGCGCACCGCGACCTTTACCGAAACCACCATTCCGGCAGGACTGCTGGGCGACCATTCGACCAAGGAGGGCACCTGGGGCCTGATCCGGGTGGAAGAGGGCGCGCTTCACTATGTGGTGACAGACGAGCGCCGGCCGCCTTCAGACCAGGTCCTCACCGCCGCGGGCGAGCCGGGCGTGGTCGAACCGACCATCCTGCACCATGTGGCGCCGGTCGGCCCGGTCCGCTTCCACGTTGAATTCCTAAGGGTGGATTGA
- a CDS encoding Nitric oxide dioxygenase (PFAM: globin~KEGG: nar:Saro_0148 globin): protein MRTASPAAMEIVKATAPALEKHGVEITTAMYARLLQDPEIAAMFDRAAQESGEQPRRLAGAILAYAKNIDKLQNLGSAVHRMVARHVETGVRPEHYPHVAGALLPAIREVLGAEVATDDVLAAWGEAYWMLADILIAAETQAYEEASAA, encoded by the coding sequence ATGCGTACTGCCTCCCCCGCCGCCATGGAGATCGTAAAGGCGACGGCTCCCGCTCTCGAAAAGCACGGAGTGGAAATCACCACGGCCATGTATGCCCGGCTGCTGCAGGACCCCGAAATCGCCGCCATGTTCGATCGCGCGGCGCAGGAAAGCGGTGAGCAGCCGCGCCGGCTGGCCGGCGCGATCCTGGCCTATGCCAAGAACATCGACAAGCTCCAGAACCTTGGAAGCGCCGTGCATCGCATGGTCGCCCGGCACGTCGAGACCGGCGTCAGGCCCGAGCATTATCCCCATGTCGCGGGCGCTCTCCTTCCGGCGATCCGTGAGGTGCTGGGCGCCGAAGTCGCCACGGACGACGTGCTGGCTGCCTGGGGCGAAGCCTATTGGATGCTTGCCGACATTCTCATCGCCGCCGAAACGCAGGCCTATGAAGAGGCCAGCGCGGCCTGA
- a CDS encoding periplasmic sensor diguanylate cyclase/phosphodiesterase (TIGRFAM: diguanylate cyclase~PFAM: GGDEF domain containing protein; EAL domain protein; CHASE4 domain protein~KEGG: GGDEF family protein), with product MPAAVRLLRVSVPRQYLWPLLSLLGVCFGFIFLLIFLSTRAQDAQQLERERQALGGVFATASAMVQHDLQDYAKWDDAVRHIGSRFDAAWMDDNVVAYLGRTQGYSDIFVLGADDRTLYSFKDRKSAAKTAHLRLGADFVRSIAEVRRLPPEGSPIVSGFTRSGQQIMVYATAAVVPLTGKIAAPRGPTRLLVIARHVDEAFLADLTRELNVHDVRLTLGNRTAGMDAIAIKGRSGERIAWLEWRSHHPGASLRQHLVPAILAVAFVAFVAAGLILRRGGQSIEALRASELLARHLSDHDTLTELPNRRALGERLGELVAARQGLALLFLDLDGFKDANDVYGHSAGDLLLKEAAGRLKAAAGEAFIARAGGDEFAVLLRSPSPGAAAATCEAILEAFSTPFKVGAYSITIGTSIGYFETDTSCDGAEESIRKADVAMYAAKDAGRHCARVYHPSLDESHERRQRLEQDLKRAVEDEEIYVRYQPIVDAQSGEVVAVEALARWSHPVHGDVPPDVFIPIAEISGLINAIGRQVLLHACREMRETGLDLAVNLSPAQFWDGNLYDEVQQVLERTGFPPERLELEITESLLLRRPQVAAAVIDRLRSLGIRMALDDFGTGFASIAYLQQLTIDRLKIDRSFLAPLESQPDMREVLISIVGLAKAYHLEVCAEGIETPGQAQLARIAGCGRLQGWLFGRPQAASAFQPVALRA from the coding sequence ATGCCCGCAGCTGTCCGTCTTCTCCGCGTTTCTGTGCCACGGCAGTATCTTTGGCCGCTCTTGTCGCTGCTTGGCGTATGCTTCGGTTTCATCTTCCTGCTCATTTTCTTGAGTACCCGCGCACAGGATGCCCAGCAGCTCGAGCGGGAGCGCCAGGCGCTCGGGGGCGTGTTCGCCACCGCGTCCGCGATGGTGCAGCACGATCTGCAGGATTACGCCAAATGGGACGATGCCGTGCGTCACATCGGCTCGAGGTTCGATGCGGCCTGGATGGACGACAATGTCGTGGCCTATCTGGGCCGCACCCAGGGATATTCCGACATCTTCGTGCTCGGCGCGGACGATCGGACCCTTTACAGCTTTAAAGACCGGAAGAGCGCCGCGAAGACCGCTCACCTGCGTCTTGGCGCCGACTTCGTCCGCTCGATCGCCGAAGTGCGGCGCTTGCCGCCTGAGGGCAGCCCGATCGTCAGTGGCTTCACGCGCTCGGGCCAGCAGATCATGGTCTATGCCACGGCCGCCGTGGTGCCCTTGACGGGTAAGATCGCGGCGCCCCGAGGGCCGACCCGCCTTCTGGTCATCGCCCGGCACGTCGACGAGGCGTTCTTGGCGGACCTCACGCGCGAACTCAATGTCCACGATGTGCGGCTGACGCTTGGGAACCGGACAGCCGGAATGGACGCCATCGCCATCAAGGGCCGGTCGGGCGAACGGATCGCCTGGCTGGAATGGCGGTCGCATCATCCGGGTGCATCGCTGAGGCAGCATCTGGTGCCGGCGATCCTGGCGGTGGCCTTCGTCGCCTTTGTGGCAGCCGGCCTAATTCTTCGCCGGGGCGGCCAGTCGATCGAGGCTTTGCGCGCAAGCGAGCTTCTTGCCCGGCATCTGTCGGATCACGATACCTTGACCGAACTGCCCAATCGCCGCGCGCTAGGGGAGCGGCTGGGCGAGCTTGTCGCGGCAAGGCAAGGACTGGCCCTGCTGTTCCTCGATCTCGACGGGTTCAAGGACGCCAATGATGTCTACGGCCATAGTGCCGGCGATCTCCTGCTCAAGGAAGCCGCCGGTCGCCTGAAGGCCGCGGCGGGAGAGGCCTTCATCGCGCGCGCGGGCGGCGACGAGTTTGCCGTTCTCTTGAGATCGCCATCGCCTGGCGCGGCGGCCGCGACATGCGAGGCCATTCTCGAAGCGTTCTCGACGCCCTTCAAGGTTGGCGCCTACAGCATCACGATCGGGACCAGCATCGGCTATTTCGAGACCGACACATCCTGCGACGGCGCGGAAGAGTCCATTCGCAAGGCGGACGTCGCCATGTATGCCGCCAAGGATGCGGGCAGGCACTGCGCGCGGGTTTACCACCCCTCGCTCGACGAAAGCCATGAACGGCGCCAGCGGCTCGAGCAGGATCTCAAGCGCGCGGTCGAGGACGAAGAGATCTATGTCCGCTATCAACCGATCGTCGATGCGCAGTCGGGTGAAGTCGTCGCCGTCGAGGCGCTGGCGCGCTGGTCTCATCCTGTCCATGGCGATGTTCCGCCCGACGTGTTCATTCCGATCGCCGAAATCAGCGGGCTGATCAACGCGATCGGCCGCCAGGTGCTTCTCCATGCGTGCCGGGAAATGCGCGAGACCGGGCTCGATCTGGCCGTCAACCTGTCGCCAGCGCAATTCTGGGATGGCAATCTCTACGACGAGGTTCAGCAGGTCCTGGAACGGACCGGGTTTCCTCCCGAGCGGCTGGAGCTGGAAATCACGGAAAGCTTGCTGCTGCGCCGTCCCCAGGTCGCCGCGGCGGTGATCGACCGGCTGCGCTCACTCGGTATCCGCATGGCGCTCGACGACTTTGGCACGGGGTTCGCGAGCATCGCCTATCTACAGCAACTCACGATCGACCGGCTCAAGATCGACAGGTCGTTCCTTGCTCCGCTGGAATCGCAGCCTGACATGCGAGAGGTGCTGATCTCCATCGTCGGCCTGGCGAAGGCCTATCATCTTGAAGTCTGTGCCGAAGGGATCGAGACGCCGGGACAGGCGCAGCTTGCGCGCATCGCGGGCTGCGGCCGCTTGCAAGGTTGGCTGTTCGGGCGTCCGCAAGCCGCGAGCGCCTTCCAGCCCGTGGCCTTGCGAGCTTAG
- a CDS encoding conserved hypothetical protein (KEGG: bch:Bcen2424_6227 hypothetical protein), producing MDDRAQIEHAEGRLRAAMLASDVATLDALLSPDLIFTNQVGVRLDKGDDLGAHQSGLLRIEQLDPIEPPLIRLLGDSAVVCVTVQLSGSYDAQPFSGTFAYTRCWHRLPGDQWRIEAAHCSPVVRP from the coding sequence ATGGACGACCGCGCGCAGATCGAGCATGCCGAAGGCCGGCTTCGTGCGGCGATGCTCGCCAGCGATGTGGCGACCCTTGATGCCCTGCTCAGCCCCGATCTGATTTTTACCAACCAGGTCGGCGTGCGGCTCGACAAGGGCGATGATCTCGGCGCTCACCAGTCCGGCCTGCTTCGCATCGAACAACTGGACCCCATCGAGCCACCCCTCATTCGCCTCCTGGGCGACAGCGCGGTGGTCTGCGTCACGGTCCAGTTGTCGGGATCCTACGACGCGCAACCTTTCAGCGGCACCTTCGCCTATACGCGCTGCTGGCACCGGCTGCCGGGCGATCAGTGGCGCATCGAGGCGGCCCATTGCTCGCCCGTCGTTCGGCCATGA
- a CDS encoding conserved hypothetical protein (KEGG: eba:ebA4980 hypothetical protein), producing the protein MNLADLLPEGSLDALTQQLGISREDAERGAQALLPSLIGSINGKTAAPVEPAGLAAQVQALGGSGLIDNVVGSSPTDTGIGNQLLGSLFGSKDVSREVAGEASQATGLDPAILKKMLPILAMLVAGHLAKRSGGQQGGLESILGSIAGALAGSSGSSGSAASAGGLGGILGSILGGR; encoded by the coding sequence ATGAACCTTGCCGATCTGCTTCCCGAAGGAAGCCTCGACGCCTTGACCCAGCAACTTGGCATTTCACGCGAAGATGCCGAACGCGGGGCGCAGGCTCTTCTTCCCTCGCTCATCGGCAGTATCAACGGCAAGACGGCGGCCCCGGTTGAACCGGCGGGTCTAGCGGCCCAGGTCCAGGCGCTGGGCGGCTCGGGGCTCATCGATAATGTCGTCGGCTCCAGCCCCACTGACACCGGCATTGGCAATCAACTGCTGGGGAGCCTGTTCGGCTCGAAGGACGTCAGCCGGGAGGTCGCCGGGGAAGCATCGCAAGCCACTGGCCTCGATCCCGCGATCCTCAAGAAGATGCTCCCTATCCTCGCGATGCTCGTCGCGGGGCACCTCGCCAAGCGCTCCGGGGGGCAGCAGGGCGGACTGGAATCCATTCTCGGCAGCATTGCCGGTGCGCTCGCCGGTAGCAGCGGGTCCTCCGGGAGCGCCGCGTCAGCCGGCGGACTCGGCGGCATATTGGGATCGATCCTGGGCGGCCGTTGA
- a CDS encoding hypothetical protein (KEGG: sme:SMc00239 hypothetical protein), producing the protein MDDHRNDSYAASDNGRLKQALNPWRISAWGLALLLLALPAIAMRYIPQVRWDETDFLVMGLMLGGTGLAAEWLVRRSPNPWYRAASVVSVLTLFLTIWANLAVGMIGSEDNPFNLLFAGVPIIALIGAAMARFRPLGMAISHGAAAAAQAGIAAMGAQIDARGGTFSALFAGLWLIAAVLYWLAASRAEGASTSSR; encoded by the coding sequence ATGGATGATCATCGGAACGATAGTTACGCAGCGTCCGACAATGGCAGGCTCAAGCAGGCGCTCAATCCGTGGCGGATCTCGGCTTGGGGGCTCGCGTTGCTCCTCCTCGCGCTCCCCGCCATCGCGATGCGCTACATCCCGCAGGTGCGCTGGGACGAAACCGACTTCCTCGTCATGGGCCTCATGCTCGGCGGAACGGGGCTCGCTGCCGAATGGCTGGTCCGGCGCTCGCCCAATCCATGGTACCGCGCGGCGAGTGTGGTATCGGTCCTCACCCTTTTCCTGACGATCTGGGCAAATCTCGCAGTCGGCATGATCGGCTCGGAAGACAATCCCTTCAACCTCCTCTTCGCGGGCGTGCCCATCATCGCCCTCATCGGCGCGGCGATGGCGCGCTTCAGACCGCTGGGCATGGCGATCTCCCATGGCGCGGCTGCCGCTGCCCAGGCAGGCATCGCGGCGATGGGCGCACAGATTGATGCGCGCGGCGGAACATTCAGCGCCCTGTTCGCCGGCCTCTGGCTTATCGCCGCGGTCCTCTATTGGCTGGCAGCCTCGAGGGCCGAGGGTGCGTCGACATCGTCGCGGTAG
- a CDS encoding transcriptional regulator, CadC (PFAM: transcriptional regulator domain protein~KEGG: rle:pRL110133 putative adenylate cyclase/transcriptional regulator), giving the protein MPPRGYHFGQFVLDPEDRRLLRDGVPVELNARYLDALALLVRNAGSLVGKDRFLSEVWKDVPVTDEALTQCIRLLRQRLGDDASRPHFIETVPKHGYRFIAEVDWRESSAPAEDAAPHTLPPSAAPSALRRVAMMAGAGTLGAGGAGLIGGLAYGFIAATPPLPSGGGAASSVFVLLWLTLAVALVGGAGVSLGIAIAEAAGKRPWLTPGGAVGGMIVGAVVKLLGIDAFNLLFGQSPTGITGGLEGLFLGAGVGLGATLSGMGGSDRSLRSVAARAALCGGAAGSVVVLLGGHLLAGSFEQLVQTFPQSRIGLAQIGGLFGEQGLGPVAEAACAFGEGALFAAGVVVAMTLARREMDRPEGRSAASSGLVASRRGGAPRLG; this is encoded by the coding sequence GTGCCGCCGCGTGGATATCATTTCGGCCAGTTCGTCCTCGATCCCGAGGATCGGCGCCTGCTGCGTGACGGCGTTCCGGTCGAGCTCAACGCGCGCTATCTCGACGCGCTGGCGCTTCTCGTGCGCAATGCCGGGTCGCTCGTCGGCAAGGACCGTTTTCTAAGTGAAGTCTGGAAAGATGTGCCTGTCACCGACGAGGCGCTGACCCAGTGCATCCGGCTCCTTCGCCAGCGTCTGGGTGACGATGCGAGCCGTCCGCATTTCATCGAAACGGTACCCAAGCATGGCTACCGCTTCATTGCCGAGGTCGACTGGCGCGAAAGCTCTGCCCCGGCCGAAGACGCGGCCCCCCACACGCTTCCCCCGTCGGCCGCGCCCTCGGCGCTCCGCCGCGTAGCGATGATGGCGGGAGCCGGGACCCTGGGTGCTGGGGGCGCCGGATTGATCGGCGGGCTCGCATACGGCTTTATCGCCGCGACGCCGCCGCTCCCGAGCGGAGGCGGCGCCGCGTCCTCCGTCTTCGTGTTGCTCTGGCTCACCCTGGCGGTGGCGCTCGTGGGCGGCGCGGGCGTCAGCCTGGGGATTGCCATAGCCGAGGCCGCAGGCAAACGCCCATGGCTCACTCCTGGCGGCGCAGTCGGCGGAATGATCGTCGGCGCCGTCGTGAAGTTGCTCGGGATCGACGCGTTCAATCTCCTGTTCGGCCAGTCACCGACAGGGATTACGGGCGGGCTCGAAGGGCTTTTCCTGGGGGCCGGCGTGGGCCTTGGCGCGACCCTGTCCGGCATGGGCGGCTCGGATCGTTCCCTTCGCTCTGTGGCAGCGCGGGCGGCGCTTTGCGGCGGTGCGGCCGGGAGCGTTGTCGTTCTTCTTGGCGGCCACCTGCTGGCGGGGAGCTTCGAGCAACTCGTCCAGACATTCCCGCAATCGCGGATCGGCCTTGCGCAGATCGGCGGCCTGTTCGGCGAGCAGGGTCTTGGACCGGTGGCCGAGGCGGCCTGCGCGTTCGGCGAAGGGGCGCTGTTCGCGGCGGGCGTGGTCGTTGCCATGACGCTCGCGCGCCGTGAGATGGACAGGCCTGAAGGCCGCTCGGCGGCGTCGTCCGGCCTGGTTGCGAGTCGCAGAGGCGGCGCGCCTCGGTTGGGCTAG